A genomic region of Streptomyces sp. NBC_00162 contains the following coding sequences:
- a CDS encoding 3-oxoacyl-ACP synthase III family protein, giving the protein MSFGLMALGYELGDEVPVLDVAAEYTEDIERVRTYASRYMHRCPEGVGLTDLSYRAVRKALDAAGTDAGDIDLLVLAVTDITEYLYWDAAASLLHRLGADGAEAVLLTQACSSGVAAFDLVAGKFATHPEYRTAVVVAASRVAEPYWNRLETGAGCFSDGAVAAVARRGHDRLRWRASDITTDGTYVDFFRLDAGGAAAPFGTPGAAGGAPRVRGIAEVKEYFGDDHEKISAFGAHSRAQYRLVVERACKRAGVDFTDLARLNLPFDNQPAMAGLVAALDFPAERTNLPLAEDYGHLGAADPLFALARDVEHNALRQGDHVALAAVGRGMSWASAVFEV; this is encoded by the coding sequence ATGAGCTTCGGCCTGATGGCGCTCGGCTACGAACTCGGCGACGAGGTACCGGTGCTGGACGTCGCCGCCGAGTACACCGAGGACATCGAGCGGGTCCGCACCTACGCGAGCCGCTACATGCACCGGTGTCCCGAAGGGGTGGGCCTGACGGACCTGTCGTACCGGGCTGTACGGAAGGCGCTGGACGCCGCCGGCACGGACGCCGGCGACATCGACCTGCTGGTCCTCGCGGTCACCGACATCACCGAGTACCTGTACTGGGACGCGGCGGCGAGCCTCCTGCACCGGCTCGGCGCCGACGGCGCGGAGGCGGTCCTGTTGACCCAGGCGTGCTCGTCGGGCGTCGCCGCGTTCGACCTGGTTGCCGGGAAGTTCGCCACCCATCCCGAGTACCGGACGGCCGTGGTGGTCGCGGCCAGCCGCGTCGCCGAGCCCTACTGGAACCGGCTGGAGACGGGGGCGGGCTGCTTCTCGGACGGTGCAGTCGCGGCGGTCGCCCGCCGCGGTCACGACCGGCTGCGCTGGCGCGCGAGCGACATCACCACGGACGGCACCTACGTCGACTTCTTCCGCCTCGACGCGGGAGGCGCGGCGGCCCCCTTCGGCACGCCTGGCGCGGCGGGCGGCGCACCGAGAGTACGGGGCATCGCCGAGGTGAAGGAGTACTTCGGCGACGACCACGAGAAGATCTCCGCGTTCGGCGCCCACTCCCGCGCCCAGTACCGGCTCGTCGTGGAACGCGCCTGCAAGCGGGCCGGTGTCGATTTCACCGACCTGGCCCGGCTCAACCTGCCCTTCGACAACCAGCCGGCGATGGCGGGACTCGTCGCAGCCCTGGACTTCCCCGCGGAGCGCACCAACCTGCCGCTCGCCGAGGACTACGGGCACCTCGGTGCCGCCGACCCGCTGTTCGCCCTGGCCCGGGACGTCGAGCACAACGCCCTCCGGCAGGGCGACCACGTCGCCCTGGCCGCCGTCGGACGCGGCATGAGCTGGGCGAGCGCCGTCTTCGAGGTGTGA
- a CDS encoding zinc-binding dehydrogenase — MARLPDTLTFEQGATIPLAFLTAYYALTELGDLKAGEKLLVHAAAGGVGMAAVQLAHHLGAEVYGTAGRAKWQTLRGLGLPDERIASSRDTAFEAQWLTGTGGTGVDVVLNSLAGEFTDGTIEPLPHLAYDVREAPGAFRHMASGRHTGKIVLTVPRVLDPRHGAGQRGHG; from the coding sequence ATGGCGCGGCTGCCCGACACGCTCACCTTCGAGCAGGGTGCGACGATCCCGCTCGCCTTCCTCACCGCCTATTACGCGCTCACCGAGCTGGGCGACCTGAAGGCGGGGGAGAAACTGCTCGTCCACGCGGCGGCGGGTGGTGTCGGCATGGCCGCCGTACAACTTGCCCACCACCTGGGCGCCGAGGTCTACGGCACGGCCGGCCGGGCCAAGTGGCAGACGCTGCGCGGCCTCGGGCTGCCCGACGAGCGGATCGCCTCGTCCCGCGACACGGCCTTCGAGGCGCAGTGGCTGACCGGTACCGGAGGCACGGGTGTGGACGTGGTCCTCAACTCGCTCGCCGGGGAGTTCACGGACGGCACGATCGAGCCCCTGCCGCACCTCGCGTACGACGTGAGGGAGGCGCCCGGCGCGTTCCGCCACATGGCGTCGGGACGGCATACCGGCAAGATCGTCCTCACGGTCCCGCGCGTGCTCGACCCACGGCACGGTGCTGGTCAGCGGGGGCACGGGTGA
- a CDS encoding MFS transporter: MTDTAQSGRARWVALGVLGIASFLDGLDANIVTVALPSIQRDMEIGFASAQWTMAGYALAFSMFLITGGRLGDVFGAKRVFMTGVALFTVASALCGLAVSPGMLIAGRFTQGFMAALMLPQVMAVIVRTFDRKEWALAAGLVGGLLSLGSIGGPLLGGLLTDLDLMGLGWRTVFFVNVPIGILALILGARSLPSFRADERPQLDMPGVVLLTAASLSLMFPLVQGREQGWPAWMFVVLAASVPLFLAFVVHERRRQAKNGSALVPPTLFRHRSFSAGLVVTLLAFTGITSFSFVLTYHLQFGLGWSVGDTALAIAAWPLGIVATFQLGWRFGATRERLFVAAGALIMALSSLAAIGVVHTQGAGLTWPYVAGTAFLMGLGMGLSTPILATAVLGDLPPEDAGAGSGVVNAATQFGAAIGIAVVGAVLFGLVGPDTAGTAAARAADFSSAVSLTLWYNVAAFLLTAALAPLLPRSKPADAEAGPAGKAERTDLTAGGLVPDPA; encoded by the coding sequence GTGACAGACACAGCACAGTCCGGACGCGCGCGATGGGTCGCCCTGGGCGTACTCGGCATCGCCTCCTTCCTCGACGGCCTCGACGCCAACATCGTCACCGTCGCCCTGCCCAGCATCCAGCGGGACATGGAGATCGGCTTCGCCTCCGCACAGTGGACCATGGCCGGCTACGCCCTCGCCTTCTCCATGTTCCTGATCACCGGGGGGCGACTCGGTGACGTCTTCGGGGCCAAGCGGGTCTTCATGACCGGTGTCGCCCTGTTCACCGTGGCGTCCGCCCTGTGCGGTCTGGCCGTCTCCCCGGGCATGCTGATCGCCGGCCGCTTCACGCAGGGGTTCATGGCCGCCCTCATGCTTCCCCAAGTCATGGCCGTCATCGTCCGGACATTCGACCGCAAGGAGTGGGCCCTGGCCGCCGGTCTGGTGGGCGGTCTGCTCAGCCTCGGCAGCATCGGGGGACCGCTGCTGGGCGGTCTGCTCACCGACCTCGACCTGATGGGCCTCGGCTGGCGGACGGTGTTCTTCGTCAACGTCCCGATCGGGATTCTCGCGCTGATCCTCGGAGCCCGGTCGCTGCCCTCCTTCCGCGCCGACGAGCGCCCGCAGCTCGACATGCCCGGCGTGGTCCTGCTGACCGCGGCCTCTCTGAGCCTGATGTTCCCGCTCGTCCAGGGCCGCGAACAGGGCTGGCCCGCCTGGATGTTCGTGGTGTTGGCCGCCTCGGTGCCACTGTTCCTCGCGTTCGTGGTCCACGAGCGCAGGAGGCAGGCGAAGAACGGCTCCGCTCTCGTGCCCCCCACCCTGTTCCGCCACCGCTCCTTCTCCGCCGGCCTGGTCGTGACCCTGCTCGCGTTCACCGGCATCACCTCGTTCTCCTTCGTGCTCACCTACCACCTCCAGTTCGGTCTGGGCTGGTCGGTGGGCGACACGGCACTCGCCATCGCGGCGTGGCCGCTGGGCATCGTCGCCACGTTCCAGCTCGGCTGGCGCTTCGGGGCCACCCGGGAACGCCTGTTCGTGGCGGCGGGCGCCCTCATTATGGCGCTGAGCTCCCTGGCCGCGATCGGCGTCGTGCACACCCAGGGCGCTGGACTGACGTGGCCGTACGTGGCCGGCACGGCCTTCCTCATGGGCCTGGGCATGGGGTTGAGCACGCCCATCCTCGCCACGGCCGTGCTCGGTGACCTGCCCCCCGAGGACGCGGGCGCCGGGTCCGGCGTGGTCAACGCCGCCACGCAGTTCGGTGCCGCGATCGGCATCGCGGTCGTCGGGGCCGTCCTCTTCGGGCTCGTGGGCCCGGACACCGCGGGGACGGCCGCGGCGCGAGCCGCCGACTTCAGCTCCGCCGTCTCCCTCACTCTCTGGTACAACGTCGCCGCCTTCCTGCTGACCGCCGCCCTCGCCCCGCTGCTGCCCCGCAGCAAGCCGGCGGACGCGGAGGCCGGGCCCGCCGGGAAGGCCGAGCGGACGGACCTCACCGCCGGCGGTCTCGTGCCCGACCCGGCATAG
- a CDS encoding cytochrome P450, whose amino-acid sequence MRNTLCQPVKLPTERPSPLDPPLELGVFRDRDPVTPMLFPDGHRGWLVTSHSLVRSVLADQRFSARQELHHHAAFDHPFGTERITPAEPGQFIGMDPPEHTRYRKLLTKHFTARRIRELAPRIEEIVEQRLDALEAAGRGADLVAEFAVPIPTLLICEILGVPYAEQDMFRHDVATFFRLDSTQEETHGAYAGMLAYLGGLVPRRRAAPGADLISGLIEGNELSDQEIATVALVVLIAGHETTASMLGLGVYTLLSHPDQWAGLRAEPDLLDSAVEELLRYLPLFRAGLMRTALTDVDLGGHRISAGECLVLSLSAANRDPRRFDGDPERFDPGRKPGGHLSFGHGVHQCLGHHLARVELRIAYAALLRRFPRLRMAVPAEEIPLCTDMAIYGVHRLPVTW is encoded by the coding sequence GTGCGCAACACCCTGTGCCAGCCGGTCAAGCTGCCCACAGAGCGGCCCTCGCCTCTCGACCCACCCCTCGAACTGGGGGTGTTCCGGGACCGGGACCCCGTCACCCCGATGCTGTTCCCGGACGGGCACAGGGGCTGGCTGGTCACCAGCCACTCCCTGGTGCGGTCCGTCCTCGCCGACCAGCGGTTCAGCGCACGGCAGGAACTGCACCACCACGCCGCCTTCGACCACCCGTTCGGCACGGAGAGGATCACACCCGCGGAGCCCGGCCAGTTCATCGGTATGGACCCACCGGAGCACACCCGCTACCGCAAGCTCCTCACCAAGCACTTCACGGCGCGACGGATCAGGGAACTGGCGCCCCGGATCGAGGAGATCGTCGAGCAGCGGCTGGACGCGCTGGAGGCCGCGGGGCGCGGAGCCGACCTCGTCGCCGAGTTCGCCGTCCCGATCCCGACGCTGCTGATCTGCGAGATCCTCGGCGTGCCGTACGCCGAGCAGGACATGTTCCGTCACGACGTGGCCACCTTCTTCCGGCTGGACTCCACGCAGGAGGAGACCCACGGCGCGTACGCCGGCATGCTCGCCTACCTCGGCGGGCTCGTGCCGCGCAGACGCGCGGCGCCCGGGGCGGACCTGATCAGCGGCCTGATCGAAGGGAACGAGCTCTCCGACCAGGAGATCGCGACCGTGGCGCTGGTGGTGCTGATCGCCGGCCACGAGACCACGGCGAGCATGCTCGGACTCGGCGTCTACACCCTGCTGAGCCATCCGGACCAGTGGGCCGGGCTGAGGGCCGAGCCGGACCTCCTCGACAGCGCCGTCGAGGAACTGCTGCGGTACCTCCCGCTCTTCCGGGCGGGGCTGATGCGGACCGCGCTGACCGACGTCGACCTGGGCGGCCACCGGATCTCGGCCGGTGAGTGCCTCGTGCTCTCCCTGTCGGCCGCGAACCGCGATCCGCGGCGCTTCGACGGCGACCCGGAGCGGTTCGACCCCGGGCGGAAGCCGGGCGGCCACCTGTCGTTCGGGCACGGCGTGCATCAGTGCCTCGGACACCATCTCGCACGGGTCGAGCTGCGGATCGCGTACGCCGCCCTGCTGCGCCGGTTCCCGCGCCTGCGGATGGCTGTTCCGGCCGAGGAGATACCCCTGTGTACCGACATGGCCATCTACGGCGTGCACCGGCTGCCGGTCACCTGGTAG
- a CDS encoding DUF5302 domain-containing protein, which translates to MTDTPQSNVEENDARRKFREALERKGNDSRARQAHEDGRLRVKGMSGPAGQKRYFRRKTG; encoded by the coding sequence ATGACCGATACGCCGCAGAGCAATGTCGAGGAGAACGACGCCCGCCGGAAATTCCGTGAGGCCCTCGAGCGCAAGGGCAACGACAGCCGGGCGCGGCAGGCGCACGAGGACGGCCGTCTGAGGGTCAAGGGCATGAGCGGCCCGGCCGGACAGAAGCGGTACTTCCGGCGCAAGACCGGGTGA